A genomic region of Trifolium pratense cultivar HEN17-A07 linkage group LG3, ARS_RC_1.1, whole genome shotgun sequence contains the following coding sequences:
- the LOC123917930 gene encoding myb-related protein 308-like yields MGRSPCCEKEHTNKGAWTKEEDERLINYIKLHGEGCWRSLPKAAGLLRCGKSCRLRWINYLRPDLKRGNFTEQEDDLIINLHTLLGNKWSLIAAKLPGRTDNEIKNYWNTHIKRKLYSRGVDPQTHRPLKDSTASTTTVPPPNTSVLQSQITTSNKNTIINDISNGSFQLVGGYDNTKINVTKLVSEDSNSNSSSAVSSEETYQYHHQQLNLDLSIGLPSSTSHTQINTDKLKIEQLQGDEQQETKVVTTSHGLCLCYNLGFQSNQVCCCNKTIGNSITTTVADNNMYRFYRPMDI; encoded by the exons ATGGGTAGATCTCCTTGTTGTGAGAAAGAGCACACAAACAAAGGTGCTTGgacaaaagaagaagatgaacgtCTCATTAACTATATCAAGCTTCATGGGGAAGGTTGTTGGAGATCTCTTCCAAAAGCTGCTG GCTTGCTAAGATGTGGCAAGAGTTGCAGACTCAGATGGATAAATTACCTCAGACCTGATCTCAAGAGGGGAAACTTCACTGAACAAGAAGATGATCTTATTATCAACCTCCACACCTTACTTGGAAACAA ATGGTCTCTAATAGCTGCGAAATTACCGGGAAGAACAGATAATGAAATCAAGAATTATTGGAACACTCACATCAAACGAAAACTCTACAGCCGTGGAGTCGATCCTCAAACTCATCGACCACTTAAAGACTCAACAGCATCCACCACCACAGTTCCACCTCCTAATACATCAGTTTTACAATCTCAAATCACCACAAGCAATAAGAACACAATCATCAACGATATTAGTAATGGCAGTTTTCAGTTAGTTGGTGGTTATGACAATACAAAGATTAATGTAACCAAATTGGTTTCtgaagattcaaattcaaatagtAGTAGCGCGGTTAGCTCCGAGGAAACATATcaatatcatcatcaacaactcAACTTGGACCTTTCGATTGGTCTTCCTTCATCGACGTCACATACTCAAATAAACACAGACAAATTGAAAATAGAACAACTACAAGGTGATGAGCAACAAGAAACAAAGGTTGTTACAACTAGTCATGGTTTGTGTCTTTGTTAcaatttagggtttcaaagCAACCAAGTGTGTTGTTGCAACAAAACCATAGGTAATAGTATTACTACAACTGTTGCTGATAATAATATGTATAGATTTTATAGACCCATGGATATTTAG
- the LOC123917929 gene encoding uncharacterized protein LOC123917929, whose protein sequence is MQLGFLQNGMDSSPGKSQDGSFRKSSSVISASTVSGASGLSKFVPISRRVLKGLKEYGRKLVDLNLFTQYLGDWVLENLNSDSADGMHGFNSLFTIDELRKLDMALEGVPFQQLVRMPTYSEVSEELIEDQYLAVEDFLHAIIIGLWRTFWHKSGPLPLCVSCPSHPGSRFSSVEKAISRGRLWEMRGLGLISKTSNDSKIRWDQVVEFAIFKPKVLLDDALRVSANTICEALFYGFHVLVSRSLSKISSVNSDSVFLLVLDSKSGLVIKFSGDLGKLDLSNSSNPYLSVAEWIKTYAEICITPSEPIWNQMGNANWGDIGTLQVLLATFYSIAQWNGPPRKSVATLISDHSFRLQKRRTECCIIETEKALVPYYDNHQAGEIVELDQNESFSNSRPSRLRLKHGDILVLDDPQQGHKSFQIHEYLVGGNYYLYSAISLDHPLELLSLYVGAHPSRLEPSWEDMSLWYQVQRQTKVLNILRNHGILSKYLPEIVASGKIVHSGRCNKESPGGKCDHPWCGTPILVTSPVGEPLSAVVSNEGTFSAEEATRLCRDCLAALRSAAIANVQHGDICPENIIHVVEKQSNRNHLQQAMYVPISWGRAVLEDRDSPAINLQFSSAHALQHGKLCPSSDAESIVYIIYFITGGTMSQQDSIESALQWRENSWENRSIQQHLGQVSALLKGFADYVDSLCGTPYPVDYDIWLKRLNNAVEGSADKGKMIEEVAVMLRLEDAAESSGASGP, encoded by the exons ATGCAATTAG GTTTTCTGCAGAATGGAATGGATTCATCGCCAGGAAAAAGTCAGGATGGAAGTTTCAGGAAGTCTAGTTCTG TTATTTCTGCTAGTACTGTCTCCGGGGCATCAGGGCTGAGCAAGTTTGTTCCGATTTCGAGAAGAGTGTTAAAGGGGCTTAAGGAGTATGGAAGGAAACTGGTTGATCTGAACTTATTCACACAATATCTTGGGGATTGGGTTTTAGAGAATCTAAATAGTGATTCAGCAGATGGAATGCATGGTTTTAACTCTCTCTTTACAATTGATGAGCTGCGCAAGCTAGATATGGCGTTAGAGGGAGTTCCATTTCAGCAACTAGTCCGTATGCCAACATATTCCGAGGTTTCTGAAGAGCTTATAGAAGATCAGTATCTAGCAGTAGAAGATTTCCTTCATGCCATTATCATTGGTCTTTGGCGTACGTTTTGGCATAAAAGTGGACCGCTACCGTTATGCGTCTCATGTCCCTCTCATCCTGGTTCAAGGTTTAGTAGTGTTGAAAAAGCAATATCAAGGGGCAGATTATGGGAAATGCGTGGTTTAGGTTtaatatcgaaaacatcgaaTGATTCAAAAATTAGATGGGATCAAGTGGTTGAGTTCGCCATATTCAAGCCAAAAGTGTTATTGGACGATGCTTTGAGAGTATCAGCCAACACTATTTGTGAAGCCCTCTTTTATGGTTTTCATGTTCTTGTATCTCGAAGTTTGAGTAAGATTAGTTCTGTTAACAGTGATTCCGTTTTTCTTCTAGTTCTAGATTCTAAGTCTGGATTGGTGATAAAGTTCAGCGGTGACCTTGGAAAACTTGATTTATCAAATTCAAGCAATCCGTATCTGTCTGTAGCTGAATGGATCAAAACCTACGCCGAAATCTGTATCACCCCGTCGGAACCGATATGGAACCAAATGGGAAATGCAAACTGGGGAGATATAGGAACTCTGCAGGTATTATTGGCAACTTTCTACTCCATTGCTCAGTGGAATGGACCGCCAAGAAAATCAGTTGCCACATTGATCTCAGATCATAGCTTCCGCCTTCAGAAGCGTCGGACAGAATGCTGCATAATTGAGACCGAAAAGGCACTCGTGCCTTATTATGACAACCATCAAGCAGGAGAGATTGTTGAACTTGATCAAAATGAATCATTTTCCAACAGCCGGCCCTCGCGGCTGAGGCTCAAACATGGTGACATTTTGGTCTTGGATGATCCACAACAGGGGCACAAAAGTTTCCAAATTCATGAATATCTAGTGGGAGGTAACTATTATCTCTATAGCGCCATAAGTCTAGATCATCCTTTGGAGTTACTCTCGTTATATGTCGGTGCTCATCCATCTAGACTTGAGCCTTCTTGGGAGGATATGAGCCTTTGGtatcaagttcaacgtcaaACGAAAGTTCTAAACATTTTGAGGAATCATGGAATCTTGAGCAAATATCTCCCAGAAATTGTTGCCTCTGGTAAGATTGTACATTCGGGTCGTTGCAACAAAGAAAGTCCAGGAGGAAAGTGTGATCATCCATGGTGTGGAACTCCAATACTAGTAACATCTCCAGTAGGGGAGCCATTGTCGGCTGTAGTTTCCAATGAAGGAACATTTTCTGCTGAGGAAGCAACGCGCTTATGCCGAGACTGTCTTGCTGCATTAAGAAGTGCAGCTATAGCTAATGTCCAACATGGTGATATTTGTCCGGAAAACATAATACACGTCGTTGAAAAACAAAGCAATAGAAACCACCTCCAACAAGCAATGTATGTTCCGATATCTTGGGGACGTGCCGTGTTGGAAGATAGAGACAGCCCTGCTATAAATTTACAATTCTCATCAGCTCATGCACTTCAGCATGGGAAGCTCTGTCCTTCATCGGATGCCGAAAGCATCGTCtacatcatttattttattactgGTGGGACTATGAGTCAACAAGATTCAATTGAGTCTGCTTTACAATGGAGAGAGAATAGTTGGGAGAATCGATCAATTCAACAACATCTTGGTCAGGTTTCTGCTCTATTGAAAGGTTTTGCTGATTATGTGGATAGTCTTTGTGGAACTCCATATCCTGTTGATTATGATATATGGTTAAAAAGGTTGAACAATGCAGTGGAAGGTTCTGCTGATAAAGGTAAAATGATCGAAGAAGTAGCCGTAATGTTGAGATTAGAGGATGCTGCTGAATCTTCAGGAGCTTCTGGCCCTTAA